One Ignavibacteriota bacterium genomic window carries:
- a CDS encoding VOC family protein, with amino-acid sequence MDPTALKIKTVIRCADIGRSRMFYEILLGLNVVEEWEEREGAGCIFGIGGNGGGGLLEVYEMNDADTRFDEAFARPVPSDKIDIQLSTPSLEPWLSRLAGKWDVTGPETMPWGETRLSLRDPDGVLVVLVEEPDTQSAQHG; translated from the coding sequence ATGGATCCCACCGCGCTCAAGATAAAAACCGTGATTCGTTGCGCCGACATCGGACGCTCGCGGATGTTCTATGAGATTCTGCTCGGGTTGAACGTGGTGGAGGAGTGGGAGGAGCGCGAGGGCGCGGGCTGCATTTTCGGCATCGGCGGCAACGGCGGCGGCGGACTGCTGGAAGTGTACGAGATGAACGACGCCGACACCCGCTTCGACGAGGCCTTCGCTCGTCCCGTCCCCAGCGACAAGATCGACATACAACTCTCCACCCCCTCCCTCGAACCCTGGCTCTCGCGCCTCGCCGGCAAGTGGGATGTGACCGGCCCCGAAACTATGCCCTGGGGCGAGACGCGCCTCTCCCTCCGCGATCCCGACGGGGTGCTGGTGGTGTTGGTGGAGGAGCCGGACACGCAGTCCGCACAACACGGCTGA
- the yjjJ gene encoding type II toxin-antitoxin system HipA family toxin YjjJ, translating into MPVSLLSALGNGFRTAPELCRVLGVSQPTLSRLLRAEGDAVIRLGKARATRYARAAAVFGRELSYNIYRVNRSGKCTQAGVLRALRDGRFLVQADGTQAWLLGEGGDGLYPGLPYFLEDLRPGGFLGRSIARRLADLRGYPEDTQVWSADLVGSYLLDFGEEAPGDVLIGEGACARAARPPGLVLRSRDVDYPVFAARSMREGLPGPSAGGEQPKFTVYDEEAGHLIVKFSPAGAGSEARRWRDLLLAEAAALATLRSHGFPAADTAVCTFGGRVFLESRRFDRSGEMGRVPTLSLQSVSTEYTGDMSSWRGSAEALVGRGVLSASDAARIAELALFGAWIGNTDMHGANLAVRPKGSAFTVHPIYDMLPMAWAPRRGELPPVSYTAPSAERYESARWSATGALAEAYWADLENNTMVSDSFRRIAGAVLKQVRRALAGG; encoded by the coding sequence ATGCCCGTATCTCTTCTTTCCGCACTGGGGAACGGATTCCGCACGGCGCCGGAACTGTGCCGTGTGCTGGGTGTGAGCCAGCCGACACTCTCGCGTCTGCTGCGCGCGGAGGGTGACGCGGTGATACGTCTCGGCAAGGCACGCGCCACGCGCTATGCGCGGGCCGCCGCGGTGTTCGGCCGCGAGCTGTCGTACAACATCTACCGTGTTAACCGGAGCGGCAAGTGTACCCAGGCCGGTGTGCTGCGCGCGTTACGCGACGGGCGTTTCCTCGTGCAGGCGGACGGAACGCAAGCCTGGCTGCTCGGCGAGGGGGGAGACGGGTTGTACCCGGGCCTGCCCTACTTCCTCGAGGATCTGCGTCCGGGCGGCTTCCTCGGCCGCAGTATTGCGCGCCGACTCGCCGACCTGCGCGGGTATCCCGAGGACACACAGGTATGGAGCGCGGATCTCGTGGGTTCGTACCTGCTCGACTTCGGCGAGGAGGCACCGGGGGATGTACTCATCGGTGAGGGCGCATGCGCCCGCGCGGCGCGGCCGCCGGGTCTTGTGCTCCGCTCGCGGGATGTCGACTACCCCGTCTTTGCAGCACGATCCATGCGGGAGGGTCTCCCGGGACCGTCCGCGGGCGGTGAGCAGCCGAAGTTCACGGTGTACGACGAGGAGGCGGGTCATCTCATCGTGAAGTTCTCGCCGGCGGGCGCGGGTTCCGAGGCGCGGCGCTGGCGCGATCTGCTGCTGGCGGAGGCCGCGGCCCTAGCCACTCTCCGCAGTCACGGTTTCCCCGCCGCCGATACGGCCGTGTGTACCTTCGGCGGCCGTGTGTTCCTCGAGAGCAGGCGCTTCGACCGGAGCGGCGAGATGGGTCGTGTGCCCACACTGTCGCTGCAGAGTGTTTCCACCGAGTATACCGGCGACATGTCGTCCTGGCGTGGCAGCGCCGAGGCGCTTGTCGGGCGCGGTGTGTTGAGCGCGTCCGATGCCGCGCGTATCGCGGAGCTCGCACTGTTCGGCGCGTGGATCGGGAACACCGACATGCACGGGGCCAACCTCGCCGTACGTCCCAAAGGATCCGCCTTTACGGTCCATCCCATCTACGACATGCTGCCGATGGCATGGGCGCCGCGGCGGGGCGAGCTGCCGCCGGTGTCGTACACGGCGCCGTCGGCCGAGCGATACGAGTCCGCGCGCTGGTCGGCAACGGGTGCACTCGCCGAGGCCTACTGGGCGGACCTCGAAAATAACACCATGGTATCCGATTCTTTCCGCCGTATCGCGGGCGCGGTGCTGAAGCAGGTGAGGCGCGCGCTGGCGGGAGGGTGA
- a CDS encoding DEAD/DEAH box helicase, producing MSIPDRVRLLHDPTRIGVLTGREQYRRERKLVQVQFSDGLRWVAENKLEYISEIRLSPLDMLERRKLGRAIDIRRTLTHVKLSGRLADVIYSMEATNTEFYAYQFKPVIKILESPSNGILLADEVGLGKTIEAGLVWTELRSRFDMRRLVVICPAALREKWRRELTTRFGVSAQISNASDCLKILSDDNSRVHGFALILSIQGIRPQRRWEDADSKKPNSELARYLSAMENEEKLVDLLIVDEAHHLRNPETQTNEIGQLFKNVSDYTILLTATPIHNRNEDLFSLLNLIDPDTFTRVDVLNQILEANAPLVAAREHILGHNPNSHTLRQLLEKAQESPLLQTNRQLLWILETDIQPDNLKRLAFRSRLASRIETVNLLAHVITRTRKRDVLEWQVVRDPRAEFVNLSTVESNYYNLVSAIVIEYAAHRHANERFLLAQPQRQMTSSMPASLSAWQKRLIEVEEADYSDNSDDDKRPMDVLGPLVTEIVRRSHDYVELSQLIKYDSKYKRLIFVLAELLKQNPREKIVVFSTFRATLDYLRGRLNDDGINCIILKGGQKESKDDVITRFKSSDGPSVLLSSEVGGEGVDLQFSRIVINYDLPWNPMRIEQRIGRIDRLGQSAEKVIIWNILYANTIDARIYSRLYEKLDLCRTALGDYEAMLGEVIRKLEMDLLSLQLTAQEQELRIDLAAQVLESRRQAEQRLEKEAAHLIAYGDYILSQVHAARELNRWITSTDIKNYVFDYLRLHFPGCELLKSESDNDIYDIELSNEAKSALSEYIKTNKISVATRLTMASSRPVRCCFINRSIDSSKNNLEAITQFHPLVRMICSRISESDEQLTPAVAINIDKQSVDSTINTGLYIVAVALWSFHGLQDTEKLAYAGCMFDSDHQLLPQENAEKMALAAVQCGQDWLEARNIVDLDLAYKIINETLFAELDEEYEEYAREISAKNHDRADIQLRTLEQHLRQQEGKLLEIRSKHYEHGRESLVKATEGRIRALRNSVDLQRLGITRRREINSESREIAVAIINIK from the coding sequence ATGTCGATACCTGATCGCGTTAGGCTGCTACATGATCCAACTCGCATCGGTGTGCTAACTGGCCGCGAGCAATACAGAAGAGAAAGAAAATTGGTTCAAGTACAATTCTCTGACGGACTTAGATGGGTTGCAGAAAATAAACTTGAATATATAAGCGAAATTCGACTTTCGCCGCTGGATATGTTGGAACGGAGAAAACTTGGCCGTGCGATTGATATCCGACGAACACTAACACATGTAAAATTATCCGGACGCCTCGCCGACGTTATATATAGTATGGAGGCAACTAATACCGAATTCTACGCTTATCAATTCAAACCGGTTATTAAGATACTCGAATCGCCGTCAAATGGGATATTACTCGCAGACGAAGTTGGGCTGGGTAAAACGATTGAGGCTGGGTTAGTCTGGACTGAACTTCGAAGCCGGTTCGATATGCGACGTCTTGTTGTAATTTGTCCGGCAGCTCTGCGTGAAAAGTGGAGGCGTGAGTTAACGACGCGATTCGGTGTTTCAGCACAAATCTCGAATGCAAGCGATTGTTTGAAGATATTGAGTGACGATAATTCAAGAGTGCATGGATTCGCATTGATATTAAGTATTCAAGGGATTCGACCCCAGCGTAGATGGGAGGATGCTGACAGTAAAAAACCCAATAGTGAACTTGCTCGCTATCTAAGTGCTATGGAGAATGAGGAGAAATTAGTCGACCTGCTAATTGTTGATGAAGCACACCACCTTCGGAACCCAGAAACCCAAACCAATGAGATCGGCCAACTCTTCAAAAACGTATCCGATTATACCATTCTGCTTACAGCTACGCCAATTCACAATCGCAACGAAGATCTTTTCTCGCTTCTTAATCTAATTGATCCGGATACATTTACGAGAGTAGACGTCCTCAATCAGATCCTGGAAGCAAATGCGCCGCTTGTGGCTGCACGTGAACACATCCTTGGTCATAATCCAAACTCTCATACGCTTCGGCAATTATTAGAAAAGGCGCAGGAGAGTCCATTACTCCAGACAAATCGCCAACTATTATGGATATTAGAAACTGATATCCAGCCCGATAATTTAAAACGTCTCGCATTTAGAAGCCGTCTTGCATCGAGGATCGAAACTGTGAACCTGCTAGCGCATGTTATAACGCGCACTCGCAAGAGGGATGTTCTTGAATGGCAAGTGGTACGAGACCCAAGAGCGGAGTTCGTTAATCTTTCGACGGTCGAGAGCAACTATTATAACTTAGTAAGTGCAATAGTTATTGAGTATGCAGCACACCGCCACGCTAACGAACGCTTTCTTCTTGCACAGCCTCAACGGCAGATGACTAGTAGCATGCCAGCATCCTTGAGTGCATGGCAAAAACGCCTAATTGAAGTAGAGGAGGCTGATTATTCAGATAATAGTGATGATGATAAGCGGCCAATGGATGTGCTCGGACCACTAGTAACAGAGATTGTTCGCCGCTCACATGATTACGTTGAATTGTCTCAATTAATAAAGTACGACTCAAAATATAAACGGCTCATTTTCGTACTCGCCGAACTTCTAAAACAGAATCCTAGAGAGAAGATTGTTGTATTTTCGACGTTTCGCGCTACTCTAGACTATCTTCGAGGTCGTCTTAATGACGACGGTATTAACTGCATAATATTAAAGGGTGGGCAAAAAGAAAGCAAAGACGATGTCATCACACGTTTCAAGAGTTCAGATGGACCGAGTGTCTTATTATCTTCGGAGGTCGGTGGTGAGGGTGTCGACCTGCAATTCTCAAGAATTGTCATCAATTACGATCTCCCATGGAACCCGATGAGAATAGAACAACGAATTGGACGAATTGACCGTCTTGGGCAATCGGCAGAAAAGGTGATTATATGGAATATACTTTATGCCAACACAATCGATGCACGCATTTATTCTCGTTTATATGAAAAACTGGACCTTTGCAGAACGGCATTGGGAGACTACGAAGCGATGCTTGGTGAAGTAATACGTAAACTGGAAATGGATCTCCTTTCTTTGCAGTTGACAGCTCAAGAACAGGAGCTACGCATCGACCTGGCCGCTCAGGTTCTTGAGAGCCGGCGTCAAGCTGAACAAAGACTGGAAAAGGAAGCAGCTCACCTCATTGCCTATGGTGACTATATCTTGAGCCAAGTACATGCAGCTCGTGAACTAAATCGCTGGATTACTTCGACAGATATCAAAAACTATGTCTTTGATTATCTCCGACTGCATTTTCCAGGATGCGAATTGCTAAAATCTGAATCTGACAATGATATATATGATATTGAGTTGTCAAATGAAGCGAAAAGCGCCTTATCAGAATATATTAAAACCAATAAAATTTCTGTAGCAACGCGTTTGACGATGGCTTCGTCCCGTCCCGTAAGGTGCTGCTTTATAAATAGGTCAATAGATTCTTCAAAAAATAATCTAGAGGCTATTACACAGTTCCATCCTTTAGTTCGTATGATATGTTCTCGCATTTCTGAAAGTGATGAACAGCTTACGCCGGCAGTAGCTATCAACATAGATAAGCAGAGTGTCGACTCCACAATCAATACGGGCCTATATATTGTGGCTGTCGCTCTTTGGTCCTTTCATGGTCTACAGGATACAGAAAAGTTGGCGTATGCAGGATGCATGTTCGATTCCGATCATCAGCTTCTACCGCAAGAGAATGCTGAAAAAATGGCGCTGGCGGCGGTACAATGCGGACAAGATTGGTTGGAAGCTAGAAATATTGTCGATTTAGATCTGGCGTATAAAATTATTAATGAAACGCTTTTTGCGGAACTCGACGAGGAATATGAAGAATATGCTAGAGAAATTAGCGCAAAAAATCATGATCGGGCTGATATACAGCTCAGGACTCTAGAACAACACTTGCGTCAACAAGAAGGTAAATTATTGGAAATTCGAAGCAAGCATTACGAACACGGGCGTGAATCCCTTGTAAAAGCTACCGAGGGCAGAATACGAGCACTGCGTAACAGTGTCGACTTACAACGCTTAGGAATCACCCGACGAAGAGAAATCAATTCAGAGTCACGAGAAATTGCTGTGGCTATCATCAACATCAAATAA
- a CDS encoding P63C domain-containing protein — MAKKKNELEGYASKGGKARAESLTPEERSEIARNAVMARWHKEHAEVPKATHDGPLTIGDITFDCAVLDDGTRVISESNFMEAMGMYRSGALSVRRKSEEDGGQIPLSLAHKNLKPFVIKHFGGVHYTPIQYRTKKGALNTSGIKAEVLPKICDVWLDARKAGVLGPTQQLIADKAEILIRGLAQVGIVALVDEATGYQYERQKSDLQEFLKQFLSEELRRWVKTFPNEYFRQLCRLRNTTYRPDMKLPMYFGHLTNDVVYKRLAPYVLTELQKRNKKTESGHRTAKHFQYLSEDVGNPQLLQHLGLVLGLMKVSDTWADFIKLLDRAAPPYDDMPLFASANEHANVK, encoded by the coding sequence ATGGCCAAGAAGAAAAACGAACTTGAAGGGTATGCTTCCAAAGGTGGAAAGGCGAGAGCCGAGTCGCTCACTCCAGAAGAACGTTCGGAAATCGCTAGAAATGCGGTCATGGCAAGGTGGCACAAGGAGCATGCAGAGGTGCCTAAGGCAACTCACGATGGTCCACTTACCATCGGCGACATCACCTTCGATTGCGCCGTGCTCGACGACGGGACACGGGTTATCTCTGAATCGAACTTCATGGAAGCGATGGGAATGTACCGCAGTGGTGCGTTATCTGTTCGACGCAAATCGGAAGAAGACGGGGGGCAAATCCCGCTATCCTTGGCCCATAAAAACCTGAAGCCCTTTGTGATCAAACACTTCGGAGGTGTACACTACACACCTATCCAGTACAGAACAAAAAAGGGCGCGTTAAATACTTCAGGGATAAAGGCGGAGGTACTTCCGAAGATTTGCGATGTCTGGCTTGATGCTCGAAAAGCCGGCGTATTAGGACCGACGCAACAATTGATCGCGGACAAAGCGGAGATCCTCATACGCGGACTTGCGCAGGTTGGTATTGTCGCGCTTGTTGACGAAGCAACAGGATATCAATACGAAAGACAAAAGTCAGACCTGCAGGAATTTCTTAAACAGTTTCTTTCTGAGGAACTTCGACGGTGGGTGAAAACTTTCCCAAACGAATACTTCCGACAACTCTGCCGTCTTCGAAATACGACATATCGTCCCGACATGAAACTACCCATGTATTTCGGCCACCTTACGAATGATGTGGTCTACAAAAGGCTCGCACCATACGTCTTGACCGAACTCCAAAAACGCAATAAGAAAACCGAATCCGGCCATCGAACGGCAAAGCATTTCCAATATCTGAGTGAGGATGTGGGTAATCCTCAGTTGCTCCAACATCTAGGTCTTGTTTTGGGCCTGATGAAAGTGTCCGACACATGGGCGGACTTTATCAAGCTGCTTGATCGGGCCGCGCCACCGTACGACGATATGCCGCTTTTCGCCTCAGCAAATGAACATGCCAACGTAAAATAA
- a CDS encoding DEAD/DEAH box helicase family protein, with product MNEAETRAEHIDPALKAAGWGLVEGSRIRREVSITLGRIEGHGKRGKALTADYVLEYHNTKLAVVEAKAWDKELTEGVGQAKDYAGKMKLRFAYATNGQGIYGIDMDSGSEGEIAQYPSPDELWQRIFATGNIWRDRFAAVPFEDKSGYFQGRYYQDIAVQRVIDAIAGNNNRLLLTLATGTGKTFIAFQIAWKLYHSRWNLSDWKMETEPVRRPRILFLADRNILADQAYNAFSPFPEDAMVRIAPGEISKKGKVPKNGSLFFTIFQTFMSGPPQDGNLSPYFGEYPPDFFDLIIIDECHRGGANDESTWRSILEYFSPAVQLGLTATPKRKDNVDTYAYFGEPVYIYSLKEGINDGFLTPFRVKQISTTLDEYKYTPDDTVLEGEVDPVKMYKEPDFNYIIEIKEREKKRVEIFMSEINQKEKTLVFCANQAHALAVRDLVNQIKSSTDPNYCHRVTANDGGLGEQHLRDFQDNEKTIPTILTTSQKLSTGVDARNIRNIVLMRPIGSMIEFKQIIGRGTRLFDSKNYFTIYDFVKAHHHFNDPEWDGEPIEPEKCEKCGQYPCVCEKLEPEPCQVCGQKPCECPCPRCGERPCTCERRPKKTKIKLADGKERNIQHMMMTTFWHPDGTPMSAQRFMEMLFGRLPDFFKDEAELRALWSIPETRKRLLIQLAEQGFGSEQLAEMQHVIDAENSDLFDVLTHIAYSRPPLTREERAEKAKIIITAQFSSTVQAFLDFVLMHYVQIGVEELDQEKLTPLLMLRYHDSIHDAIAELGDPDEIRKVFVGFQKYLYQERGVG from the coding sequence ATGAACGAAGCCGAAACCCGTGCTGAACATATCGATCCCGCCTTAAAAGCAGCCGGCTGGGGTCTTGTTGAGGGGAGTCGAATACGCCGTGAGGTGTCCATCACGCTCGGGCGCATCGAGGGTCATGGCAAACGCGGCAAGGCACTGACGGCGGACTACGTGCTGGAATATCACAACACCAAGCTCGCAGTGGTTGAAGCCAAGGCGTGGGACAAAGAACTGACCGAAGGGGTAGGGCAGGCGAAGGATTATGCGGGGAAGATGAAACTGCGTTTTGCCTACGCGACCAATGGGCAGGGCATCTACGGCATCGACATGGATTCAGGATCCGAGGGAGAGATCGCGCAGTACCCGAGCCCTGATGAACTCTGGCAACGAATTTTCGCAACCGGTAATATCTGGCGCGATCGTTTCGCAGCCGTCCCGTTCGAAGACAAGAGCGGCTACTTCCAAGGCAGATATTATCAGGATATCGCCGTACAGCGGGTGATTGATGCCATCGCCGGGAATAACAACCGCCTCCTCCTCACTCTCGCCACAGGAACGGGGAAAACCTTTATCGCATTCCAGATCGCCTGGAAACTGTACCACAGCCGCTGGAATCTGTCGGATTGGAAGATGGAGACGGAGCCCGTACGCCGACCACGGATACTCTTTCTCGCGGATCGAAACATCCTGGCCGATCAGGCCTACAACGCCTTCTCGCCCTTCCCCGAAGACGCCATGGTGCGTATCGCACCGGGAGAGATCAGTAAAAAGGGCAAGGTTCCAAAAAACGGAAGTTTGTTCTTTACCATCTTCCAGACCTTCATGAGCGGACCGCCGCAAGACGGGAACCTGTCGCCGTACTTCGGTGAGTATCCCCCCGATTTTTTCGATCTCATCATCATTGACGAATGCCACCGCGGCGGCGCCAATGATGAGAGCACCTGGCGCAGCATCCTCGAGTATTTTTCGCCTGCAGTACAGCTCGGCCTCACAGCCACGCCGAAGCGCAAGGACAACGTGGATACCTACGCCTACTTCGGTGAGCCGGTCTACATTTACTCGCTCAAGGAGGGCATCAACGACGGCTTCCTGACACCGTTCCGAGTGAAGCAGATTTCCACCACCCTCGACGAGTACAAGTACACGCCCGACGATACAGTGCTCGAAGGCGAGGTCGATCCTGTGAAGATGTACAAGGAACCCGACTTCAACTACATTATCGAGATCAAGGAAAGGGAGAAGAAGCGCGTCGAGATTTTTATGTCGGAGATCAATCAGAAGGAGAAGACCCTTGTGTTCTGCGCGAACCAGGCGCACGCACTTGCGGTCCGCGACCTTGTGAATCAGATAAAAAGCAGTACCGATCCGAATTACTGCCATCGCGTGACAGCGAACGACGGCGGCCTGGGCGAACAACATCTGCGCGATTTCCAGGACAATGAAAAGACCATCCCGACTATTCTGACCACATCACAGAAACTCTCCACGGGCGTAGATGCGCGGAACATCCGCAACATCGTGTTGATGCGTCCCATCGGCTCCATGATCGAGTTCAAGCAGATCATCGGGCGCGGCACGCGATTATTCGACAGCAAGAACTACTTCACGATTTACGATTTTGTGAAGGCGCATCATCACTTCAACGATCCGGAATGGGACGGGGAACCCATCGAACCGGAGAAGTGTGAGAAATGCGGGCAGTACCCTTGTGTATGTGAGAAGCTGGAGCCGGAACCATGTCAAGTTTGCGGGCAAAAGCCTTGCGAATGTCCCTGCCCGCGATGTGGCGAAAGACCCTGCACCTGCGAGAGAAGGCCGAAGAAGACAAAAATCAAACTCGCCGACGGCAAGGAGCGCAACATACAGCACATGATGATGACCACGTTCTGGCATCCTGACGGCACACCGATGTCGGCACAGCGGTTCATGGAAATGCTGTTCGGCAGACTCCCCGATTTCTTCAAGGACGAGGCGGAACTCCGCGCCCTGTGGAGCATACCTGAGACACGGAAACGTTTATTAATCCAACTGGCGGAACAGGGATTCGGATCAGAGCAACTCGCTGAAATGCAGCATGTGATCGATGCCGAAAACAGCGACCTCTTCGATGTGCTCACGCATATTGCGTACTCCCGGCCACCCCTCACACGCGAAGAGCGCGCCGAGAAGGCCAAGATCATCATCACCGCGCAATTCAGCAGCACAGTCCAGGCGTTTCTCGATTTTGTACTCATGCACTACGTGCAGATCGGCGTTGAGGAACTCGACCAGGAGAAGCTCACGCCGCTCCTCATGCTCCGCTACCACGACTCGATCCACGACGCCATCGCCGAACTAGGCGACCCCGACGAGATCAGGAAAGTGTTCGTGGGCTTTCAGAAATACCTGTATCAGGAGCGTGGGGTGGGGTAG
- a CDS encoding putative DNA binding domain-containing protein, with translation MISLETLSNWLIAPAEDEHLEFKEAKIQFDTDKLLRYCVALANEGGGHLILGVSDRPPRKVVSTNAFSALKDLNSIKAHIVSQLHIRVNVTELFHPDGRVLVFDIPSRPAGFPIDYNAVHFMRVGEEVRKMTHDQLRRVFAEGTLDWFSQAAHYDVSADGVIRLLDTQAFFDLMKIPYPTTQSGVLDRLSAEGLIVNTAQNWTITNLAAIVFAKKLDEFPLTISRKAVRVILYSGKNKIEMRNDVQGNRGYAVGFEHLVNFIHESAPNNRYVEETIRKEVKMFPRQAIRELVANALIHQDFLTSGASVMVEMYSDRLEVSNPGVPPIRVERFIDEYRSRNERLADLMRRLGFCEERGSGIDKVVTAAEVYQLPAPDFRVGETRTTAVLFAHIDFSEMGRDDKVRACYQHCCLQYVSSQRMSNQSLRKRFNLPETKLVTASQIISATKEAGLIKADFSESSSTRYARYVPFWA, from the coding sequence ATGATTAGCCTCGAAACTCTCTCGAACTGGTTAATTGCTCCCGCAGAGGATGAACACTTGGAGTTCAAGGAAGCAAAGATACAGTTTGATACGGACAAGTTACTCCGGTATTGTGTTGCACTTGCAAATGAAGGCGGCGGCCACCTCATCCTCGGGGTCTCTGACAGGCCACCCAGGAAAGTCGTCAGTACAAACGCCTTCTCAGCCTTGAAGGACTTGAACTCAATAAAGGCGCACATCGTTTCGCAGTTGCATATTCGAGTGAACGTCACCGAGTTATTTCATCCGGATGGCCGAGTTCTTGTTTTTGATATACCATCGAGGCCGGCCGGATTCCCTATCGATTATAATGCGGTGCATTTTATGCGTGTCGGCGAAGAAGTGCGTAAGATGACACATGATCAATTGAGACGGGTTTTTGCAGAAGGAACCCTTGATTGGTTTTCTCAGGCTGCACACTACGATGTTAGCGCGGATGGGGTGATTCGCCTCCTCGACACACAAGCCTTTTTCGATTTGATGAAAATCCCGTATCCAACTACGCAAAGCGGAGTCCTCGACAGGCTCAGTGCAGAGGGACTGATCGTGAACACGGCACAGAATTGGACGATAACAAACCTGGCAGCCATCGTGTTTGCCAAAAAGCTTGATGAGTTTCCACTAACAATATCCAGAAAAGCCGTGCGCGTGATTCTTTACTCAGGCAAGAATAAAATCGAAATGCGGAACGATGTGCAGGGCAATAGGGGATACGCTGTCGGATTTGAACATCTCGTAAATTTTATTCATGAATCCGCTCCGAACAATCGATATGTGGAGGAGACTATTCGCAAAGAAGTAAAGATGTTCCCGCGACAAGCCATTCGTGAATTGGTTGCGAATGCACTGATTCATCAGGATTTCTTGACCTCGGGCGCGTCTGTAATGGTGGAGATGTATTCGGATCGGCTTGAAGTCTCGAATCCAGGAGTACCACCAATTCGTGTTGAACGGTTCATCGATGAGTACCGCTCTAGAAATGAAAGACTTGCCGATCTGATGCGTCGACTTGGCTTCTGTGAGGAGCGGGGTAGTGGTATAGACAAGGTTGTTACTGCTGCAGAGGTTTATCAGCTCCCAGCACCGGATTTTCGAGTTGGTGAAACGCGCACTACCGCGGTGCTTTTTGCCCATATCGATTTTTCCGAAATGGGAAGGGATGACAAAGTTCGGGCGTGTTATCAACACTGCTGCCTCCAGTACGTGAGCAGCCAGCGAATGTCGAATCAATCTCTCAGAAAGAGATTTAATCTGCCTGAAACAAAGCTGGTAACCGCCTCACAAATAATCAGCGCAACCAAGGAAGCTGGTTTGATCAAGGCCGACTTCTCTGAGTCTTCATCTACTCGATATGCCCGCTATGTTCCGTTTTGGGCGTAA
- a CDS encoding restriction endonuclease subunit S, whose amino-acid sequence MKHIWQKKCIGDVCEVVNGGTPRTNVPEYWGGEHRWITPAEMGKRESPYVHDTERRLTDAGLRNSSARMLPPFSVVLSSRAPIGHLIINTEPMSTNQGCKSLIPSNQLEYKFLYYYLSSIVELLESLGTGATFKELSGGKLKEVPIPLPHLTEQQRIVKILDEAFAGLANASANAEKNLKNARALFESHLNEVFTKRGEGWVETTIGSENRFIDYRGKTPVKTSSGIRLITAKNVKMGYVQESPMEFIAADNYQSWMTRGIPKKGDILFTTEAPLANVAQLDTDGKVAFAQRIIIMQPNAEKLDCTFLKYLLLSQPVQERIRTKGTGATVQGIKASLLKTIEISFPKILADQKQIVAKLDALSEETQHLARIYTRKIFALAALKQSLLHQAFNGEL is encoded by the coding sequence GTGAAACATATCTGGCAAAAGAAATGCATTGGTGATGTTTGCGAAGTTGTAAACGGGGGTACACCAAGGACAAACGTGCCTGAATACTGGGGCGGGGAACATCGCTGGATCACGCCCGCTGAAATGGGTAAGCGTGAATCGCCGTATGTGCATGATACGGAGCGTAGGCTAACTGATGCAGGGCTTCGCAACAGTTCAGCAAGGATGTTGCCCCCGTTCTCGGTCGTCCTTTCTTCACGTGCGCCGATCGGTCATTTGATTATTAACACGGAGCCAATGTCTACAAATCAAGGTTGCAAGAGTTTGATACCGAGCAACCAACTTGAATACAAGTTTTTATATTATTATTTAAGCAGTATAGTTGAGTTATTGGAGTCTCTCGGAACAGGCGCGACATTCAAAGAACTTTCTGGCGGTAAATTAAAGGAGGTTCCAATTCCTCTACCTCATCTCACCGAACAGCAACGCATAGTCAAGATTTTAGACGAGGCGTTTGCAGGCTTGGCAAATGCGTCGGCCAATGCCGAGAAGAACCTCAAGAACGCCCGCGCGCTGTTTGAGAGCCACCTGAATGAGGTGTTCACGAAACGGGGCGAGGGGTGGGTGGAGACGACCATTGGATCGGAAAACCGTTTTATTGATTATCGCGGCAAGACGCCAGTGAAGACCTCGAGTGGAATTCGGCTCATCACCGCAAAGAACGTAAAGATGGGCTATGTCCAAGAATCGCCGATGGAGTTCATCGCCGCCGACAATTACCAAAGCTGGATGACGCGCGGCATTCCGAAGAAGGGTGACATACTTTTCACCACCGAAGCACCGCTCGCCAATGTCGCGCAACTCGACACAGACGGGAAGGTGGCCTTCGCCCAGCGCATAATCATCATGCAGCCGAACGCAGAAAAGCTCGACTGCACTTTCCTGAAATACCTCCTGTTGTCGCAGCCGGTGCAGGAACGCATCCGCACCAAAGGGACTGGCGCGACCGTCCAAGGCATAAAGGCGAGCCTGCTCAAGACGATTGAGATTTCTTTTCCGAAAATTCTCGCCGACCAGAAACAAATTGTCGCCAAGCTCGATGCCTTGTCCGAAGAAACCCAACACCTCGCCAGAATCTATACCCGCAAAATCTTCGCGCTGGCAGCATTGAAGCAATCACTGCTGCACCAAGCATTTAACGGTGAACTTTAG